One segment of Natronosalvus halobius DNA contains the following:
- a CDS encoding protein sorting system archaetidylserine decarboxylase, whose amino-acid sequence MKFAPGAWRYAIVPLVVAPFAYLISVGVGIATLLLGVGTLAFFRDPERTPPLSGVVAPADGKVSVVRTEGDRFRLGTFMNVHNVHVVRAPFDATVRDVEHSPGGFKPAFSKDSDRNEKVHLHLEPAEGAFSEGGLSEGALSEGALSEEAFSEGDDQSPEPGLDETGGQAMEAEVTFIAGAFARRIHPYVEPGDSLDRGQRIGHIAFGSRVDVVFPPSVDPEELAVEPGQKMTAGETVILETDGNLLSGNDGLDVDGSEP is encoded by the coding sequence ATGAAGTTCGCGCCGGGCGCGTGGCGCTACGCCATCGTTCCGCTGGTCGTGGCCCCGTTCGCCTACCTCATCAGCGTCGGCGTCGGCATCGCTACCCTCCTGCTCGGCGTCGGGACGCTCGCGTTCTTCCGTGACCCCGAGCGAACGCCGCCTCTGTCCGGCGTCGTCGCGCCCGCCGACGGCAAGGTGTCCGTCGTGCGGACCGAGGGCGACCGGTTCCGGCTGGGGACGTTCATGAACGTCCACAACGTCCACGTCGTCCGTGCGCCGTTCGACGCCACGGTACGGGACGTGGAGCACTCGCCGGGCGGATTCAAACCCGCGTTTTCGAAGGACTCCGATCGGAACGAGAAAGTTCACCTGCACCTCGAGCCCGCAGAGGGGGCGTTCTCCGAGGGGGGGCTCTCCGAGGGGGCGCTCTCCGAGGGGGCGCTCTCCGAGGAAGCGTTTTCCGAGGGTGACGATCAGAGCCCCGAACCAGGCCTCGATGAAACCGGGGGCCAGGCTATGGAAGCCGAGGTCACGTTCATCGCCGGCGCGTTCGCCCGCCGCATCCACCCCTACGTCGAACCTGGTGACTCGCTCGATCGCGGCCAGCGAATCGGCCACATCGCGTTCGGGAGCCGCGTCGACGTGGTTTTTCCACCCTCAGTCGACCCCGAGGAGTTGGCGGTCGAGCCGGGCCAGAAGATGACCGCCGGAGAGACAGTGATCCTCGAGACCGACGGGAATCTGCTGTCGGGCAACGACGGACTCGACGTGGACGGCTCGGAACCCTGA
- a CDS encoding triphosphoribosyl-dephospho-CoA synthase, giving the protein MRPDRTAELALLLEVAGTPKPGNVDRHRDLADLRFEHFLAGAVGARDGLEMAADGAPVGPAFEHAIEGMAEQDGGNTQFGALLVLVPLVRAARDGDVPTRSAATAVVEGTTVADAAAFYCAFDHVDVFVGDPPADMEPLDVRRGSDAIPVLEERGLTLYDVMDRSVPGDDVAREWVRGFERSFAAAKRLADAEGSILDRAAAVFLSLLAERPDTLVAARHGKDVAAEVTDRASMLHERDALEVGRPAIEEFADELVDRGINPGTTADLTAAGLFIALERETVEI; this is encoded by the coding sequence ATGCGACCGGATCGAACCGCCGAACTCGCGCTCTTGCTCGAGGTCGCCGGCACGCCGAAACCCGGGAACGTCGACCGACATCGCGACCTCGCGGACTTGCGATTCGAGCACTTTCTCGCGGGGGCTGTGGGTGCCCGTGACGGCCTCGAGATGGCAGCCGACGGCGCGCCTGTCGGCCCGGCGTTCGAGCACGCGATCGAAGGCATGGCCGAACAGGACGGCGGCAACACGCAGTTCGGCGCGTTGCTGGTGCTCGTTCCGCTCGTTCGGGCCGCTCGAGACGGTGACGTCCCCACTCGATCCGCCGCCACGGCCGTCGTCGAGGGAACGACCGTCGCCGATGCCGCGGCGTTCTACTGCGCGTTCGATCACGTCGACGTCTTCGTCGGCGACCCGCCGGCTGACATGGAACCCCTCGACGTGCGCCGCGGGAGCGACGCGATCCCGGTACTCGAGGAGCGCGGGCTGACGCTGTACGACGTGATGGACCGGAGCGTCCCCGGCGACGACGTCGCTCGCGAGTGGGTCCGCGGGTTCGAGCGGTCGTTCGCTGCAGCCAAGAGGCTCGCTGACGCCGAGGGGTCGATCCTCGACCGCGCCGCCGCGGTCTTCCTCTCGTTGCTGGCCGAACGCCCCGACACCCTCGTCGCCGCCCGCCACGGCAAAGACGTCGCGGCCGAGGTGACCGACCGCGCTTCGATGCTTCACGAGCGGGACGCCCTCGAAGTCGGTCGACCGGCCATCGAGGAGTTCGCCGACGAGCTGGTCGACCGCGGGATCAATCCGGGGACGACGGCCGATCTCACCGCGGCCGGGCTATTCATCGCCCTCGAGCGTGAAACGGTCGAGATATGA
- a CDS encoding tRNA sulfurtransferase gives MHPPGADTVLVRHGDLNTKSNTVKRYMLDFLLENLEAVLADRSVAGDVEGNWNRPLIHTTEDAVEAAAAAAADVFGVVSTSPAIVVEADLETICDALAETANARYDGGSFAVDATRADKRLPFTSEDVARQGGTAIWEAIQDDFAPEVDLENPDLTFGVEVRDEAAYVYLDRLEGPGGLPLRSQAPMVALVSGGIDSPVAAYEMMRRGSPVIPVYVSLGDYGGPDHEARAIETIRSLSRYAPNVDLSVYRVPGGETVSLLAETMEEGRMLSLRRFFYRIAEQIAEEHDASGIVTGEAIGQKSSQTAQNVGVTSRATRLPIHRPLLTRDKQEIVAQAREIGTYRDSTINAGCNRIAPDRAETNALLERLLEVEPDDLFERAEAAAANAERIEL, from the coding sequence ATGCACCCGCCCGGCGCCGACACCGTCCTCGTCCGACACGGGGACCTCAACACGAAGAGCAACACCGTCAAGCGGTACATGCTCGACTTCCTCCTCGAGAACCTCGAGGCCGTCCTCGCGGACCGTTCGGTGGCCGGCGACGTGGAGGGCAACTGGAACCGGCCGCTGATCCACACCACCGAGGACGCCGTGGAGGCCGCGGCCGCCGCGGCCGCCGACGTTTTCGGCGTGGTCTCAACCAGCCCCGCAATCGTGGTCGAGGCCGACCTCGAGACGATCTGCGACGCACTCGCCGAGACCGCCAACGCCCGCTACGACGGCGGCAGTTTCGCCGTCGACGCCACCCGCGCGGACAAGCGCCTCCCGTTCACGAGCGAGGACGTCGCTCGCCAGGGTGGCACCGCGATCTGGGAGGCCATCCAGGACGACTTTGCTCCGGAAGTCGACCTCGAAAATCCCGACCTGACCTTCGGCGTCGAAGTCCGCGACGAGGCGGCTTACGTTTACCTCGACCGTCTCGAGGGGCCAGGCGGCCTGCCCCTTCGATCGCAGGCGCCGATGGTAGCGCTCGTCAGCGGCGGCATCGACTCCCCCGTCGCGGCTTACGAGATGATGCGCCGAGGCTCGCCCGTTATTCCGGTCTACGTCTCGCTGGGCGACTACGGCGGCCCGGACCACGAGGCGCGAGCGATCGAGACCATCCGCTCGCTCTCGCGGTATGCGCCGAACGTCGACCTGAGCGTCTACCGCGTGCCGGGCGGCGAGACCGTCTCCCTGCTCGCGGAAACGATGGAAGAGGGTCGGATGCTCTCCCTGCGTCGGTTCTTCTACCGGATCGCCGAGCAGATTGCCGAAGAACACGACGCGAGCGGAATTGTCACGGGCGAGGCAATCGGCCAGAAGTCGAGCCAGACGGCCCAGAACGTCGGCGTCACGAGTCGTGCGACGCGACTGCCGATTCACCGGCCGCTACTGACTCGAGACAAACAGGAGATCGTCGCACAGGCCCGCGAGATCGGCACCTACCGCGACTCGACGATCAATGCCGGCTGCAACCGGATCGCTCCCGACCGCGCCGAGACGAACGCCCTCCTCGAGCGACTGCTCGAGGTCGAACCCGACGATCTGTTCGAGCGCGCCGAAGCAGCGGCGGCGAACGCCGAGCGGATCGAGTTGTAG
- a CDS encoding DUF447 domain-containing protein gives MSGDDSDLGADDDDSDQDASDGASTVGWPLEPSGVSETVVTTLGPNGLWNVAALGVFAGDPATARTWGKTRTRRNFERRGEGYVQFTRDPVDFVDAALSITEREDPILESADAWARVAVERVETGTDDGTDWAAWTLEPRESTVVRESVTPINRGFGAVIEATVAASRLGVEGYDRSRLEGLLEHCLEVVGRAGGARERVAFANLVAYSEWEPSPRARDENEWL, from the coding sequence ATGAGCGGCGACGATTCCGACCTCGGAGCGGACGACGACGATTCCGACCAAGACGCCAGTGATGGCGCGAGCACCGTGGGATGGCCACTCGAGCCCAGTGGGGTCAGCGAAACCGTCGTCACCACGCTCGGGCCCAACGGATTGTGGAACGTCGCCGCCCTCGGCGTCTTCGCCGGCGACCCCGCAACTGCCAGAACCTGGGGGAAGACGCGAACGCGACGGAACTTCGAGCGACGAGGCGAGGGGTACGTCCAGTTCACCCGCGACCCGGTCGACTTCGTCGACGCCGCGCTCTCGATCACCGAACGCGAGGACCCGATCCTCGAGTCCGCCGACGCCTGGGCCCGCGTAGCGGTCGAGCGAGTCGAAACCGGCACGGACGACGGCACCGACTGGGCGGCCTGGACGCTCGAACCTCGCGAGTCGACGGTCGTACGCGAGTCGGTGACGCCGATCAATCGCGGCTTCGGCGCCGTAATCGAGGCGACCGTCGCGGCGTCTCGGCTCGGCGTCGAGGGCTACGACCGCTCGCGACTCGAGGGGCTGCTGGAGCACTGTCTCGAGGTGGTCGGCCGGGCTGGCGGAGCCAGAGAGCGGGTGGCGTTCGCGAATCTCGTGGCGTACAGCGAGTGGGAACCGTCGCCGCGGGCGCGAGACGAGAACGAATGGCTTTAG
- a CDS encoding 30S ribosomal protein S17e — MAIKPAYVKKTGNVLLERYPEAFTTDFEQNKDSVTKLTNIESKGVRNRIAGYVTRKKGAAVSA; from the coding sequence ATGGCAATCAAGCCGGCCTACGTCAAGAAGACCGGGAACGTCCTCCTGGAGCGGTACCCTGAGGCGTTCACGACTGACTTCGAGCAGAACAAAGATAGCGTCACGAAGCTCACCAACATCGAATCGAAGGGCGTTCGAAACCGAATCGCGGGCTACGTCACGCGAAAGAAGGGCGCCGCCGTTTCGGCCTGA
- a CDS encoding DEAD/DEAH box helicase codes for MTDGDVAAFTHLGSSVREALSERGFATPTAPQRLAIPPLAAGEHTLVIAPTGSGKTETAMLPVFDDLVADPPDGFGALYVTPLRALNRDMRERLEWWGEYLGLEVDVRHGDTTQYQRGKQAENPPDVLVTTPETLQAMLTGERLREGLKDVSHVVIDEVHELAASKRGAQLSVGLERLRELSGSFQRIGLSATVGDPESVGQFLTGDRPCTIREIDVGSRIDVRVRQPEITDEDQRLAGELATDATTASHVRFIRDLVAENESTLIFVNTRQTAEALGSRFTRLDLPIGVHHGSLSKEARIDVEDRFKAGDLDALLCTSSMELGIDVGRIDHVIQYQSPRQVSRLLQRIGRAGHRRDQVSRGTIVTTRPDDTLEALAIARRASAGEVEPAEIHDGSLDVVANQIPGIVQSTGSRHLTEFRDLFARAYPFRDLEESALRSVLSELHRNRIVWFDESSERVETTGGTWQYVYANLSMIPDEATYEVHDIASSGQIGTLDERFVTTFGQPGAVFIQRGEMWRIVEIDDDEERVRVTPIEDPAGEVPSWIGQEIPVPEPVAQEVGEIRGTVGSQLETGADDGAVARDLGGRYPGDDTTLLGAVSGLRKQLEGEAPMPTHDRILLERQGRTVVLNACFGHRTNETLGRVLSALLGQQSGSSIGLDTDPYRIELEVPTDVATSDIVAVLTETDPDHVGTIVELGLKGSDALAYRLSQVSAKFGALKRWQGSGRMSNERLLKALEDTPMYAESIREVFHEDLDVTGASHVLSRLQSGELSLETVRGRTAIGSAGRSGGKELLVPENADASVIQTVKERLQDDRVTLLCTHCREWYSRTKVKRVAEQPECPNCGSTRVAALSPWADDVLQAVQADSKDNEQEELTRRAVKNANLVQSHGKRAVVAMSARGVGPHNAAQIISRLRENEADFYRDILEKERQYARTKAFWD; via the coding sequence ATGACAGACGGGGACGTCGCCGCCTTCACTCACCTCGGCTCGAGCGTCCGGGAGGCCCTCTCCGAACGCGGGTTCGCGACGCCGACGGCGCCACAGCGACTCGCCATCCCACCGCTAGCCGCCGGCGAGCACACGCTCGTGATCGCGCCCACGGGGAGTGGCAAGACCGAGACGGCGATGCTCCCCGTCTTCGACGACCTCGTCGCCGACCCGCCCGACGGGTTCGGCGCGCTCTACGTCACCCCGCTGCGGGCGCTCAACCGCGACATGCGCGAGCGCCTCGAGTGGTGGGGCGAGTACCTTGGACTCGAGGTGGATGTCCGTCACGGCGACACCACGCAGTACCAGCGCGGAAAACAGGCCGAGAATCCGCCCGACGTGCTCGTGACGACCCCCGAGACGCTCCAGGCGATGCTCACCGGCGAGCGCCTCCGGGAGGGACTCAAGGACGTCTCCCACGTCGTGATCGACGAGGTTCACGAACTCGCCGCCTCCAAGCGGGGCGCCCAGTTGTCGGTGGGACTCGAGCGACTCCGCGAACTCTCGGGTTCGTTCCAGCGCATCGGGCTCTCCGCGACGGTCGGTGACCCCGAGTCGGTGGGCCAGTTCCTCACTGGTGACCGACCGTGTACGATTCGCGAAATCGACGTCGGGAGCCGGATCGACGTGCGGGTGCGCCAGCCGGAGATCACGGACGAAGACCAGCGACTCGCGGGCGAACTCGCCACCGATGCCACGACGGCCAGCCACGTCCGATTTATCAGGGATCTCGTCGCCGAAAACGAGTCCACGCTCATCTTCGTCAACACCCGTCAGACGGCCGAGGCGCTCGGCTCGCGATTCACCCGCCTCGACCTTCCCATCGGCGTCCACCACGGGTCGCTCTCGAAAGAAGCCCGCATCGACGTCGAGGACCGGTTCAAAGCCGGCGACCTGGACGCCCTGCTATGTACCTCTTCGATGGAACTCGGGATCGACGTGGGCCGAATCGATCACGTAATCCAGTACCAGAGCCCGCGCCAGGTCTCGCGACTGCTCCAGCGGATCGGCCGCGCGGGCCACCGCCGCGATCAGGTCTCGCGGGGGACCATCGTCACGACCCGCCCGGACGACACGCTCGAGGCGCTGGCCATCGCTCGCCGGGCGAGCGCCGGGGAGGTCGAACCGGCCGAGATCCACGACGGGAGTCTCGACGTGGTCGCCAACCAGATACCGGGGATCGTCCAATCGACCGGCTCGCGTCACCTGACGGAGTTCCGCGACCTGTTCGCTCGCGCCTATCCGTTCCGGGACCTCGAGGAGTCTGCCCTGCGGAGCGTCCTCTCGGAACTCCACCGGAATCGCATCGTCTGGTTCGATGAGAGCAGCGAGCGAGTTGAGACTACCGGCGGCACCTGGCAGTACGTCTACGCCAACCTCTCGATGATCCCCGACGAGGCGACCTACGAGGTCCACGACATCGCCTCGAGCGGCCAGATCGGCACCCTCGACGAGCGATTCGTCACGACCTTCGGTCAGCCGGGAGCCGTCTTCATCCAGCGCGGAGAGATGTGGCGAATCGTCGAGATCGACGACGACGAAGAGCGGGTACGGGTCACGCCCATCGAAGATCCAGCAGGTGAGGTCCCGTCCTGGATCGGCCAGGAGATACCCGTTCCCGAACCGGTCGCCCAGGAGGTGGGCGAGATTCGCGGTACCGTCGGCTCGCAACTCGAGACCGGCGCCGACGACGGCGCCGTCGCTCGCGACCTCGGCGGACGCTATCCGGGCGACGATACGACGCTCCTGGGGGCCGTCTCTGGGCTCCGAAAACAGCTCGAGGGCGAGGCGCCGATGCCGACCCACGACCGCATCCTGCTCGAGCGCCAGGGACGGACGGTCGTTCTCAACGCCTGTTTCGGCCACCGGACGAACGAGACTCTCGGTCGGGTGCTCTCGGCCCTGCTCGGCCAGCAGTCCGGGTCGTCGATCGGGCTCGACACTGACCCCTACCGGATCGAACTCGAGGTACCGACCGACGTGGCGACGAGCGACATCGTGGCCGTCCTGACCGAAACGGACCCCGACCACGTCGGCACCATCGTCGAGCTGGGATTGAAGGGGTCGGACGCCCTCGCCTATCGCCTCTCGCAGGTCTCGGCGAAGTTCGGCGCGCTCAAGCGCTGGCAGGGCTCCGGCCGCATGTCGAACGAGCGATTACTCAAAGCGCTCGAGGACACGCCGATGTACGCCGAGTCGATCCGTGAGGTGTTCCACGAGGATCTCGACGTGACTGGTGCGAGCCACGTCCTCTCGCGACTCCAGTCGGGCGAACTCTCGCTCGAGACGGTTCGCGGCCGAACGGCTATCGGGAGCGCGGGCCGCTCCGGTGGCAAGGAACTGCTAGTGCCCGAGAACGCCGACGCGAGCGTCATCCAGACCGTCAAGGAGCGCCTCCAGGACGACCGGGTGACCCTGCTGTGTACCCACTGTCGGGAGTGGTACTCGCGAACGAAAGTGAAGCGGGTCGCGGAGCAACCTGAGTGTCCGAATTGCGGTTCGACGCGCGTGGCGGCGCTGAGTCCGTGGGCCGACGACGTCCTCCAGGCCGTCCAGGCCGACTCGAAGGACAACGAGCAAGAGGAGCTGACCCGTCGTGCAGTTAAAAATGCGAACCTCGTCCAGAGTCACGGCAAGCGGGCCGTCGTCGCCATGTCCGCCCGCGGCGTCGGCCCGCACAACGCCGCCCAGATCATCAGTCGCCTGCGCGAGAACGAGGCCGACTTCTACCGGGACATCCTCGAGAAGGAGCGCCAGTACGCCCGGACGAAGGCCTTCTGGGACTGA
- a CDS encoding PQQ-binding-like beta-propeller repeat protein has product MASGAALATGSILVSAGATQETEDAERSFEEQSGWSSHHGGVKNSAAISLDGWLPVPTSVAWEYDHKGDLAVVDQVAYLRTDGKVHSLEAENGTVRWESDDVGAAGTPAVADDAVYVGGDAVTALEASTGEVRWRVGFESDSEAPVPDPTVAYETVFVVVNGTLYALDRVDGSIRWERESVTLETRDGEKSARFVSMPLAADEESIYAGVGEAGFVALNPVTGDDQWTYRERYPNSIGGYHDDLTIGAGRLFTGRISDGEEFPVLDVRTGERVGEASYRFPLAVTDSTRVGAGRHGFGAYHYDTDSQWSIGGSTDAWGRPIVAGKIIVIPHHSYSREQPELYGFDLENGDELWSFSLAKLGVEDYRDAMWPAMSYAADGDTLYVSTPDRIAALRSSEDGGEDPNGNPPRLSVQAPESIEYREDADPDEDGADFDVTVTNRRDETAAIEVRLEVGPYDESVSLELASGETDAVHYTVTSRDLGVGEHDWTVSANDVTETGTFVVTDPEEC; this is encoded by the coding sequence TTGGCCTCAGGTGCAGCGCTCGCGACTGGGAGCATCCTCGTCTCCGCCGGAGCGACTCAGGAGACCGAGGATGCGGAACGCTCGTTCGAAGAGCAAAGCGGCTGGTCCTCCCACCACGGAGGTGTCAAAAACTCGGCGGCTATCTCGCTCGATGGCTGGCTTCCCGTGCCAACGTCGGTCGCCTGGGAGTACGACCACAAAGGAGACCTCGCCGTCGTCGATCAGGTCGCCTACCTGCGAACCGACGGGAAAGTGCACTCGCTCGAGGCCGAGAACGGCACGGTACGGTGGGAGAGCGACGACGTCGGTGCCGCAGGGACGCCGGCAGTGGCCGACGACGCCGTCTACGTCGGCGGCGACGCAGTGACGGCGCTCGAGGCCTCGACGGGCGAGGTTCGCTGGCGAGTGGGCTTCGAGTCCGATAGTGAGGCTCCGGTTCCGGATCCTACCGTCGCATACGAGACGGTGTTCGTCGTCGTCAACGGGACGCTGTACGCGCTCGACCGGGTCGACGGCTCGATCCGATGGGAGCGAGAGTCGGTCACGCTCGAGACCCGCGACGGCGAAAAATCGGCTCGATTCGTGTCGATGCCGCTCGCCGCCGACGAGGAATCGATCTACGCGGGGGTCGGCGAGGCGGGATTCGTGGCGCTCAACCCGGTAACGGGTGACGATCAATGGACCTACCGGGAACGGTATCCCAACTCGATCGGAGGCTACCACGACGACCTCACCATCGGGGCAGGACGCCTCTTTACGGGTAGGATCAGCGACGGCGAGGAGTTCCCCGTTCTCGACGTGCGAACAGGCGAACGAGTCGGTGAGGCTTCGTATAGGTTTCCGCTTGCGGTCACCGACTCGACGAGAGTCGGGGCGGGCAGGCACGGCTTCGGAGCGTACCACTACGATACGGACTCCCAGTGGTCGATCGGCGGCTCGACGGATGCCTGGGGCCGTCCAATCGTTGCCGGGAAAATCATTGTCATTCCGCACCACTCGTATTCGAGAGAACAGCCAGAGCTGTACGGATTCGACCTCGAAAACGGGGACGAACTCTGGTCGTTTTCGCTCGCGAAACTCGGCGTCGAGGATTACAGGGACGCGATGTGGCCGGCCATGTCGTACGCCGCCGACGGGGACACCCTCTACGTCTCGACACCGGACAGGATCGCGGCCCTTCGGTCGTCCGAAGACGGGGGAGAGGACCCGAACGGCAATCCTCCACGCCTCTCGGTCCAGGCCCCGGAATCGATCGAGTACCGGGAAGACGCCGATCCCGACGAAGACGGCGCGGACTTCGACGTCACCGTGACGAACCGACGCGACGAGACGGCCGCGATCGAGGTTCGCCTCGAGGTCGGTCCGTACGACGAGTCGGTTTCCCTCGAGCTAGCCAGTGGCGAGACCGACGCCGTTCACTACACCGTAACGAGCAGGGATCTCGGGGTCGGCGAACACGACTGGACCGTCTCCGCGAACGACGTGACCGAGACGGGGACGTTCGTCGTTACCGATCCTGAGGAGTGCTAG
- a CDS encoding CDC48 family AAA ATPase, which translates to MTETDDGVTLTVRAAEKRDAGRGVARIPETARRKLGVLSGDTVVIEGEGRTVAKMWPADPAIPKQVVQIDADTRANAGVNVGDTVVVRAMDGSSIRAAETVTLSPPPSLSDAESRLAERVANQKLRNRPIRAGEQIRIEGVAADPFTVVETEPAGDVQITGSSTVLVFDDTDTDAADAPSSTATRDADGRASSGSAATRDRPSGVTYEDIGGLDEELEQVREMIELPISEPELFKRLGVEPPSGVLLYGPPGTGKTLIARAVANEVEANFVTISGPEIMSKYKGESEEQLRRTFQEARENAPTIVFFDEIDSIAGTRDDDGDAENRIVGQLLTLMDGLDARGEVIVIGATNRVDTIDPALRRGGRFDREIQIGVPDMIGRREILEVHTRGMPLAEDVNVDKIASRTHGFVGADLDAVATEAAMAAIRRRPADADERAAWSANPTVTRADFDTALAAVEPSAMREYVAESPNTDFADVGGLEDAKQVLRESVEWPLTYERLFDRTNTDPPSGVLLYGPPGTGKTLLARALAGETDVNFVRVDGPEIVDRYVGESEKAIRKVFERARQSAPSIVFFDEIDAIAANRDDGHEVTDRVVSQLLTELDGMRENPNLVVLAATNRKDHLDPALLRPGRLDTHVLVPEPDLEARRKILEVHGRGKPFGEDVDLDALADDLEGYTGADLEALVRDASMRAIREVATKYGPEEANDHADDVVVEQRHFEAARDAVDAKR; encoded by the coding sequence ATGACCGAGACTGACGACGGCGTCACGCTGACCGTGCGCGCGGCGGAGAAGCGTGACGCTGGCCGTGGCGTCGCACGAATTCCCGAGACGGCACGGCGAAAGCTCGGCGTGTTGAGCGGCGACACCGTCGTCATCGAGGGCGAGGGGCGAACCGTCGCGAAGATGTGGCCGGCGGACCCGGCGATCCCGAAGCAGGTCGTCCAGATCGACGCCGACACCCGCGCGAATGCTGGCGTGAACGTGGGCGACACCGTGGTGGTTCGAGCGATGGACGGCTCGTCCATCCGAGCGGCCGAAACCGTCACGCTCTCGCCGCCGCCGTCGCTGAGCGACGCCGAGTCGCGACTGGCCGAGCGCGTCGCCAACCAGAAACTGCGCAACCGGCCGATCCGCGCCGGCGAACAGATCCGGATCGAGGGCGTTGCGGCCGACCCCTTCACCGTCGTCGAAACCGAACCCGCCGGCGACGTCCAGATCACCGGCTCCTCGACTGTCCTGGTCTTCGACGACACGGATACCGACGCCGCCGACGCCCCAAGTTCGACGGCGACTCGAGACGCCGACGGACGAGCGTCGTCGGGGTCGGCAGCTACGCGGGACCGTCCCTCCGGCGTCACCTACGAGGACATCGGCGGCCTGGACGAGGAACTCGAGCAGGTCCGAGAGATGATCGAGTTACCGATCTCCGAGCCCGAGTTGTTCAAGCGCCTCGGGGTCGAGCCGCCGTCGGGCGTCCTCCTGTACGGACCGCCCGGCACGGGGAAGACGCTGATCGCCCGCGCGGTCGCGAACGAGGTCGAGGCCAACTTCGTGACCATCTCCGGGCCGGAGATCATGTCGAAGTACAAGGGCGAGTCCGAGGAACAACTCCGACGGACCTTCCAGGAGGCCCGCGAGAACGCCCCGACGATCGTCTTCTTCGACGAGATCGACTCCATCGCGGGGACGCGCGACGACGACGGCGACGCCGAGAACCGGATCGTCGGGCAGTTGCTGACCCTGATGGACGGCCTCGACGCCCGCGGCGAGGTGATCGTGATCGGGGCGACGAATCGGGTGGACACCATCGATCCCGCGCTCCGGCGCGGTGGCCGCTTCGACCGTGAGATCCAGATCGGCGTCCCGGACATGATCGGCAGACGCGAGATCCTCGAGGTACACACCCGTGGGATGCCCCTGGCTGAGGACGTCAACGTCGACAAGATCGCCAGTCGAACCCACGGCTTCGTCGGCGCGGACCTCGACGCCGTCGCCACCGAAGCCGCGATGGCCGCTATCCGCCGCCGTCCCGCCGACGCCGACGAACGCGCAGCCTGGAGCGCGAACCCCACGGTCACTCGGGCGGATTTCGACACCGCGCTCGCGGCCGTCGAACCCTCCGCGATGCGCGAGTACGTCGCGGAGTCGCCCAACACCGACTTCGCGGACGTCGGCGGGCTCGAGGACGCTAAACAGGTCCTCCGAGAGTCCGTCGAGTGGCCGCTGACCTACGAGCGACTCTTCGATCGGACGAACACCGACCCGCCGTCGGGCGTCCTGCTCTACGGGCCGCCGGGAACCGGAAAGACGCTTCTGGCTCGAGCGCTCGCCGGCGAGACGGACGTCAACTTCGTCCGCGTCGACGGGCCGGAGATCGTCGACCGCTACGTCGGGGAGTCCGAGAAGGCCATCCGTAAGGTGTTCGAGCGCGCCCGGCAGTCGGCCCCCTCGATCGTCTTCTTCGACGAAATCGACGCCATCGCGGCCAATCGCGACGACGGCCACGAGGTGACCGATCGCGTCGTCTCCCAGCTGCTGACCGAACTCGACGGCATGCGAGAAAACCCAAACCTCGTGGTGCTGGCGGCGACCAACCGCAAGGACCACCTCGACCCGGCCTTACTTCGGCCGGGCCGGCTCGATACGCACGTCCTGGTCCCCGAACCCGATCTCGAGGCCCGCCGCAAGATCCTCGAGGTCCACGGCCGTGGCAAGCCGTTCGGAGAGGACGTCGACCTGGACGCCCTCGCCGACGACCTGGAGGGCTACACCGGCGCCGACCTCGAGGCGCTCGTCCGGGACGCCTCGATGCGGGCGATTCGCGAAGTTGCCACGAAGTACGGTCCCGAAGAGGCGAACGACCACGCCGACGACGTGGTGGTCGAGCAGCGCCACTTCGAGGCGGCTCGAGATGCGGTGGACGCCAAACGCTAA